In Selenomonas sp. TAMA-11512, a genomic segment contains:
- a CDS encoding DUF389 domain-containing protein has product MASIRKTLTALFDLRQDLAPMEEIEERIRSGGTLQGTNLCILILAIFIASVGLNMNSTAVIIGAMLISPLMGVILSIGYGMASYDVSYVKESLLKLSVQVGLSVLASAIYFLLTPIDTPSSELLARTTPTIWDVLIAIFGGLAGIIGITRVEKSNVIPGVAIATALMPPLCTAGYGIAVHSMPYALGALYLFFINSFFICLTAFFVLKVIGVRHCANVTEEVLYRQRIFLIACSVLIVIPSLFLAYRSVCENLENEQAKHFVEQGLGKHGPQVISYHLYPEQRLLEILMFGVPIPDEEADNLSAAMRHYSMLSDFELRILQNESGLAAEDLEELIERRLQENREAGTHAAKESELQLYRQRSRAYYPAYQDAKRVEEVRKALARKAHVLFPQIADVEVGRLISGGNQAVPAEGEAASPAEPPSADEAAAEERFMVIVYVREPIPAEEAGRLQRWLASEVNAAVVLNIQQVVRAGADPVSGNGIQWE; this is encoded by the coding sequence ATGGCAAGTATTCGGAAAACACTGACGGCACTCTTCGATTTGCGGCAAGACCTTGCTCCCATGGAGGAGATTGAAGAGCGCATTCGCTCGGGAGGCACACTTCAAGGGACGAATCTGTGTATTCTCATCTTGGCGATATTTATCGCCTCGGTCGGATTGAATATGAACAGCACCGCCGTCATCATCGGCGCGATGCTGATCTCACCCCTTATGGGTGTGATTCTGTCGATTGGGTACGGCATGGCATCCTATGATGTGTCGTATGTAAAGGAAAGCCTGCTGAAACTATCGGTGCAGGTCGGGCTGTCTGTTCTTGCGTCGGCTATTTACTTTTTGCTGACGCCGATTGATACGCCATCATCCGAACTGCTGGCGCGGACGACGCCGACGATCTGGGATGTGCTCATTGCAATCTTTGGCGGACTCGCAGGCATCATCGGCATAACGCGCGTTGAAAAGAGCAATGTCATTCCCGGTGTGGCCATCGCAACGGCGCTGATGCCGCCGCTGTGTACGGCGGGCTACGGGATAGCCGTACACTCGATGCCGTATGCGCTCGGGGCACTGTACCTGTTCTTTATCAACAGCTTCTTTATCTGCCTGACCGCGTTCTTTGTATTGAAGGTGATCGGTGTTCGGCACTGTGCGAATGTGACGGAGGAGGTGCTGTATCGTCAGCGCATATTCCTGATTGCGTGCAGCGTGCTCATCGTCATACCGAGCCTTTTCCTGGCATACAGGAGCGTATGCGAAAATCTTGAAAATGAGCAGGCAAAGCATTTTGTGGAGCAGGGGCTCGGCAAACACGGCCCGCAGGTGATCAGCTATCATCTTTATCCCGAGCAGCGACTGCTGGAAATCCTGATGTTCGGCGTGCCGATTCCCGATGAGGAAGCGGATAATCTCTCTGCGGCGATGCGCCATTACTCCATGTTGTCTGACTTCGAGCTGCGCATTTTACAGAATGAGTCGGGACTGGCGGCAGAGGACCTCGAGGAGTTGATCGAGCGCCGCCTGCAGGAAAACAGGGAGGCGGGCACGCACGCCGCGAAGGAGAGTGAGCTGCAGCTTTATCGGCAGCGCAGCCGCGCCTACTATCCCGCCTATCAGGATGCCAAGCGCGTCGAGGAGGTGCGGAAAGCGCTCGCGAGGAAGGCGCATGTGCTCTTTCCGCAGATTGCCGATGTCGAGGTCGGGCGTCTGATCTCCGGCGGCAATCAAGCGGTTCCTGCGGAAGGTGAAGCCGCCTCTCCCGCGGAGCCGCCCTCCGCCGACGAAGCGGCAGCCGAGGAGAGGTTCATGGTAATCGTGTACGTCCGGGAGCCGATCCCGGCAGAGGAAGCGGGACGGCTCCAACGTTGGCTTGCGAGCGAGGTGAATGCGGCCGTCGTGCTGAACATTCAGCAAGTCGTTCGTGCAGGGGCAGATCCCGTCTCCGGAAACGGCATACAATGGGAGTGA
- a CDS encoding arsenate reductase family protein, producing MATAKVTFIGYPKCSTCQKAEKFLRDHGCDAPMRDIKEKKPTVKELRTWHAKSGLPLKRFFNTSGMIYRDMGLKDKLPGMTEEEQYDVLASDGMLVKRPLLITKDRVLTGFREKEWAGLFN from the coding sequence ATGGCAACGGCAAAAGTGACCTTCATCGGCTATCCGAAGTGCTCGACCTGCCAAAAGGCGGAGAAGTTCCTGCGCGATCACGGATGCGACGCACCGATGCGCGACATCAAGGAGAAGAAGCCGACGGTGAAGGAGCTGCGCACATGGCATGCGAAGAGCGGTCTGCCGCTGAAGCGCTTCTTCAACACGAGCGGCATGATCTACCGCGACATGGGGCTGAAGGACAAGCTGCCCGGCATGACGGAGGAGGAGCAGTATGACGTCTTGGCGTCGGACGGGATGCTGGTGAAGCGTCCGCTGCTCATCACGAAGGATCGTGTGCTTACGGGCTTCCGTGAGAAGGAATGGGCAGGGCTTTTTAACTGA
- the aroF gene encoding 3-deoxy-7-phosphoheptulonate synthase, which produces MVIIMNPDATAENIKAVIEAVQSVGLAAKVMEGTQQKIVGVLGDKTKLGSMAIDAMEGVEQSVAISKSYKLVSREFHPMSSVIDVSGVKIGGDEPVIMAGPCAVESRNQLLEAAEIAAKGGAQFLRGGAYKPRTSPYSFQGLEEEGLKYLDEARSKYGLKIVTEVTEVEAVKPVSDFADLLQIGARNMQNFRLLKEVGRSNRPVMLKRGLAATLDEWLNAAEYIMAEGNQKVIFCERGIRTYETYTRNTLDMSAVPAIKHLSHLPIIVDPSHGTGKWRMIKPMSLAAIAAGADGLIIEMHPNPAKALSDGPQSITPEHYYETMTAISKLAKFLKDEGINPLND; this is translated from the coding sequence ATGGTCATTATCATGAATCCGGATGCGACGGCGGAAAATATCAAAGCCGTTATCGAAGCGGTGCAGAGTGTAGGGCTGGCAGCGAAAGTCATGGAGGGGACGCAGCAGAAAATCGTCGGCGTCCTCGGCGACAAGACAAAGCTCGGTTCCATGGCGATCGACGCAATGGAGGGCGTGGAGCAGAGCGTCGCCATCTCGAAGAGCTACAAGCTTGTCAGCCGTGAATTCCATCCGATGTCGTCGGTCATCGATGTTTCGGGCGTCAAGATTGGCGGAGACGAGCCCGTTATCATGGCAGGGCCCTGCGCTGTCGAGTCGCGCAATCAGCTCCTGGAGGCGGCGGAAATTGCCGCAAAGGGCGGTGCGCAGTTCCTTCGCGGCGGCGCATACAAGCCCCGCACCTCGCCGTATTCCTTCCAGGGACTCGAAGAGGAAGGGCTCAAGTACCTCGATGAAGCCCGCTCCAAGTACGGTTTGAAGATCGTCACCGAAGTCACGGAAGTCGAGGCGGTCAAGCCGGTCTCCGACTTTGCCGACCTTCTTCAGATCGGTGCACGCAACATGCAGAACTTTCGACTGCTCAAAGAAGTCGGCCGCTCCAACCGCCCCGTCATGCTCAAGCGTGGGCTTGCGGCGACGCTCGATGAATGGCTCAACGCCGCCGAGTACATCATGGCGGAGGGCAACCAGAAGGTCATCTTCTGCGAGCGCGGCATCCGCACGTACGAGACCTACACGAGAAATACGCTCGACATGAGCGCTGTCCCCGCGATCAAGCACCTCTCGCACCTTCCCATCATCGTCGATCCCAGCCACGGTACCGGCAAGTGGCGCATGATCAAGCCGATGTCGCTTGCCGCCATCGCCGCCGGAGCCGACGGCCTCATCATCGAGATGCATCCGAATCCGGCGAAGGCACTCTCCGACGGGCCGCAGTCCATCACGCCGGAGCACTACTACGAAACGATGACGGCGATCAGCAAGCTCGCGAAATTCTTGAAGGACGAGGGAATCAATCCTCTGAATGACTGA
- a CDS encoding sodium:alanine symporter family protein, which yields MEIIKAINGVFWGWLIAGILLSCGIFYTLRLGFPQVRYFTRLVPNLWKASRDTSGVSAFGALCSAIGSEVGAGSLVGVATALASGGPGAIFWMWVTAILGMPIMFGEAVLAQIFRVKNEDGTTFRGGPAYYMRRGLNAKVLPILFSISVILGNGVVYCMVQSNSIAGSFSGQAAMPPLAIGAILVVLVALVIFGGIKRLSTVASYVVPFMAFAYIILALIVLVTHAEWIMDMLRLIINSAFGVQQAAGGVLGYTVQEAFRYGVARGLFSNDAGAGTTPSMHAAANVKHPVNQGLSGMLGVFVTTIIVCSCTAFCILLSGALNGQITGIQLTQAAFSASFGDLGYWLVAAAMFLFGYTTLLANMYYGEVNTRYLFPNKKHAVTGYRIFALCLILFGSIVPVVSMWEFADLFGALMVLFNVIALFRLSKYVAFALKDYQEQKKVSDTPMWDYDADVVELYRSRNS from the coding sequence GTGGAAATCATCAAGGCCATCAACGGTGTCTTTTGGGGCTGGCTGATCGCCGGCATCCTGCTGTCGTGCGGTATTTTTTACACGCTGCGCCTCGGATTCCCGCAAGTGCGCTACTTCACCCGGCTCGTGCCGAATCTGTGGAAGGCCAGCCGCGATACTTCCGGCGTCAGCGCGTTCGGCGCGCTCTGCTCCGCCATCGGCAGTGAGGTCGGTGCCGGCAGTCTCGTCGGCGTTGCCACGGCGCTCGCCTCCGGCGGCCCCGGCGCCATCTTCTGGATGTGGGTGACGGCGATTCTCGGCATGCCCATCATGTTCGGCGAAGCTGTACTTGCGCAGATCTTCCGCGTGAAAAATGAGGACGGCACGACGTTTCGCGGCGGTCCCGCCTACTACATGCGTCGCGGACTGAACGCAAAGGTGCTGCCCATCCTTTTCTCGATCTCCGTCATTCTCGGCAACGGAGTCGTCTACTGCATGGTGCAGAGCAACTCTATCGCCGGCTCCTTCAGCGGTCAGGCGGCGATGCCTCCGCTCGCTATCGGCGCCATTCTCGTTGTCCTCGTGGCTCTCGTCATCTTCGGCGGCATCAAGCGCCTCTCGACAGTCGCTTCCTACGTCGTTCCCTTTATGGCGTTTGCCTATATCATCCTCGCACTGATTGTCCTCGTGACGCATGCGGAATGGATCATGGATATGCTCCGCCTCATCATCAATTCTGCTTTCGGCGTTCAGCAGGCGGCCGGCGGTGTACTCGGCTACACGGTACAGGAGGCGTTCCGCTACGGTGTGGCACGCGGTCTATTCAGCAATGATGCGGGCGCAGGTACGACCCCCTCCATGCACGCCGCCGCCAATGTCAAGCATCCGGTCAATCAGGGGCTCTCGGGTATGCTCGGCGTCTTCGTAACGACCATCATCGTATGCAGCTGCACAGCGTTCTGCATCCTGCTCTCCGGTGCTCTGAACGGTCAGATTACCGGTATACAGCTGACGCAGGCCGCATTCTCCGCCTCATTCGGCGACCTCGGCTACTGGCTCGTAGCTGCCGCCATGTTCCTCTTCGGTTACACGACACTCCTCGCCAATATGTACTATGGGGAAGTCAATACGCGCTATCTCTTCCCGAACAAAAAACATGCAGTGACAGGCTACCGCATCTTTGCCCTATGCCTGATTCTCTTCGGCTCCATCGTCCCCGTCGTGTCTATGTGGGAGTTCGCGGATCTCTTCGGTGCGCTCATGGTTCTCTTCAACGTCATCGCACTCTTCCGTCTGTCAAAATACGTCGCCTTCGCTCTGAAGGATTATCAGGAGCAAAAGAAGGTGTCCGATACCCCTATGTGGGACTATGACGCCGACGTTGTCGAGCTTTATCGCAGCCGAAATTCGTAA
- a CDS encoding LysR family transcriptional regulator, with protein sequence MELGNIKTFIRAAETGSFTAAALQENYAQSTVTQKIRAIERELGAELFVRSGRRVSLSSAGREFLSYARRMVALEQETLSNFHGTAEPAGEFFVGMIETIATSRYMEHIGSFLRQYPKVRLHVTVDTAPRLRQDLIHGNMDLVILLDQMCENARLRVLHHMRSEIQFIAPADSMYAHRPVRLEELIEASWILTERGTNYRKKLEDDLAERQLYLHDRVEIGTSKTIIDFVAAGLGLSLLPAERVADAVRDGRVAVIDVTDYRIDMQLQILAADERWLPPPLALLADSFVRGMSG encoded by the coding sequence ATGGAACTGGGGAACATCAAGACGTTCATCCGTGCCGCCGAGACGGGAAGCTTTACTGCAGCGGCGCTGCAGGAAAACTATGCACAGTCCACAGTGACGCAGAAGATTCGGGCCATTGAGCGCGAGCTCGGCGCTGAGCTCTTTGTTCGCTCCGGACGGCGTGTATCGCTGTCAAGCGCGGGACGGGAGTTTTTGAGCTATGCCCGCCGTATGGTCGCGCTTGAGCAGGAGACGCTCTCCAACTTCCACGGTACGGCGGAGCCTGCGGGGGAATTCTTCGTAGGAATGATTGAGACGATCGCCACCTCGCGCTATATGGAGCATATCGGCAGCTTCCTTCGGCAGTATCCGAAGGTTCGCCTGCATGTGACCGTTGATACGGCACCGCGTTTGCGTCAGGACCTGATCCACGGAAATATGGATCTCGTCATCCTGCTTGATCAAATGTGTGAAAATGCACGTCTTCGAGTGCTGCACCACATGCGCTCGGAGATACAATTCATTGCGCCTGCCGATTCCATGTACGCGCATCGTCCTGTTCGGCTGGAGGAGCTGATCGAGGCGTCGTGGATTCTGACGGAGCGAGGAACGAACTATCGGAAGAAGCTGGAGGACGATCTCGCTGAGCGGCAGCTCTATCTGCACGATCGCGTGGAGATCGGCACGAGCAAGACGATCATCGACTTTGTCGCGGCGGGACTCGGGCTGTCCCTTCTGCCCGCCGAAAGAGTCGCCGATGCCGTGCGTGACGGGCGCGTTGCGGTCATTGATGTCACGGATTACCGGATCGATATGCAGCTGCAGATTCTCGCAGCGGATGAGCGTTGGCTGCCGCCTCCGCTTGCGCTTCTCGCCGACAGTTTCGTGCGGGGCATGTCGGGATAA
- a CDS encoding carbon-nitrogen hydrolase family protein, producing the protein MKDLKETCRLALVQASPVMFDKAASLEKALVWIEKSAAMGAELVVFPELFIPGYPLGMTFGFKVGSRDEDGRKDWNLYYDNSVVCPEAETAALGAAAKKHHIYLSIGISERDDTTGTLYNTNIMFTPDGELASIHRKLKPTGAERFVWGDANRGYFPTIDSPWGPLGSLICWENYMPLARAALYQRGVNIFIAPNTNDVESWINTVRHIGLEGRCYFINADMYFTRDDYPRDQLHCKEEIDRLPNIACRGGSCIIDPFGEFLTEPVWDKEELIVADLDLGKAAAAKMEFDPCGHYARPDVLELLIHDK; encoded by the coding sequence ATGAAAGATCTGAAAGAAACCTGCCGACTTGCTCTTGTCCAGGCGTCTCCCGTCATGTTTGACAAGGCGGCATCCCTCGAAAAAGCACTGGTCTGGATTGAAAAATCCGCGGCGATGGGTGCCGAGCTCGTCGTATTTCCCGAGCTCTTCATTCCCGGCTATCCGCTCGGCATGACGTTCGGCTTCAAGGTCGGCAGCCGCGATGAAGACGGCCGCAAGGATTGGAATCTCTATTATGACAACTCCGTTGTCTGCCCGGAAGCAGAAACAGCGGCGCTCGGTGCAGCGGCAAAGAAGCATCACATCTACCTCAGCATCGGCATCTCCGAACGCGACGATACGACCGGTACGCTCTATAACACGAACATCATGTTCACGCCGGACGGCGAGCTTGCCTCCATCCATCGCAAGCTCAAGCCCACAGGCGCGGAGCGCTTTGTCTGGGGCGACGCAAACCGCGGCTACTTCCCGACGATTGACAGCCCCTGGGGGCCTCTCGGCAGCCTCATCTGCTGGGAGAATTACATGCCGCTCGCACGTGCGGCGCTCTACCAGCGCGGCGTGAACATCTTCATTGCGCCGAACACGAACGATGTGGAATCGTGGATCAATACGGTGCGGCACATCGGCCTTGAAGGGCGCTGCTACTTCATCAATGCGGACATGTATTTCACGCGCGATGACTATCCCCGCGATCAGCTGCACTGCAAGGAAGAAATCGACCGCCTGCCCAATATCGCCTGCCGCGGCGGCAGCTGCATCATCGACCCATTCGGCGAGTTCCTTACAGAGCCCGTTTGGGATAAGGAGGAGCTCATCGTTGCCGACTTGGACCTCGGAAAGGCGGCCGCGGCGAAGATGGAGTTCGATCCGTGCGGGCACTACGCGCGCCCCGACGTTCTGGAGCTCCTCATTCACGATAAATAA
- a CDS encoding DNA glycosylase: MTDEHDIELRPFPPFLPPNATVMMMGTFPPAAEKRTMEFHYPNFQNDMWRVYGLVFFGEAMHFQRAGEKAFDAERIKAFLTERGIASCPTVRRAIRGHGNASDAFLEVVETVDLPAVLEEIPHCRRICTTGGKASEILLSLVETDVKAKDFKTGMTIEARCDARGLLITRMPSTSRAYPMKLEKKAEAYRKFFVEAGILTANRI, from the coding sequence ATGACGGATGAACACGATATAGAGCTGCGGCCGTTTCCGCCGTTTCTGCCGCCGAACGCGACGGTGATGATGATGGGGACATTCCCGCCGGCGGCGGAAAAGCGGACGATGGAGTTCCACTATCCGAACTTCCAAAACGATATGTGGCGCGTCTACGGACTCGTCTTCTTCGGCGAGGCGATGCACTTTCAGCGTGCGGGAGAAAAGGCGTTTGACGCCGAGCGCATCAAAGCGTTCCTCACGGAGCGGGGGATAGCCTCCTGCCCGACCGTGCGCCGTGCGATCCGCGGGCACGGCAACGCCTCGGATGCGTTTTTGGAGGTCGTGGAGACCGTCGATCTGCCCGCCGTGCTGGAAGAGATACCGCACTGCCGGCGCATCTGCACGACGGGCGGCAAGGCGTCGGAGATCCTGCTCAGCCTCGTTGAGACCGATGTAAAGGCAAAGGACTTCAAGACGGGCATGACGATTGAGGCGCGCTGCGACGCACGCGGCCTCCTTATCACGCGCATGCCGTCCACCTCGCGCGCCTACCCGATGAAGCTCGAGAAGAAAGCCGAGGCGTATCGAAAGTTCTTTGTGGAGGCAGGGATTTTGACAGCGAATAGAATATAG
- a CDS encoding methyl-accepting chemotaxis protein, with protein MNLRAKIMMFVGVPLLVIFLILLGTIYWKASDSIKDVASREMMQMAQVYAANINTALRTKSRELETVTRLWGTEGASYDEMAIGARELATKTSDFFVGFPDQPFIDGAGFDIPSDFDATSRGWYKEAVGSTAVCQSTVYKAANGAPVVSFSSAIRSGGKVVGVAGCDLNLDIAEEMLSKAKIYETGKAFLITKEGNFIYHDKYSLDDSISSVSDSELQALAATFLSGKAVFTSSPNSEDNFYASMPVGDSGWVLVLCVPQAEVFASATELLGIMAGIAVAAFLLLAAVLFYIARLISVPVEELAAFASNVAQGDLRSMPQPLDRADEIGTLHNAFCNMTENLRELIRQVSEMAGRVVSSSSDLTENTKEAAQASEYAAKSVGQIAETSKEQSETIVSAAALMKEASSRIGEVAEVIRTIVSSAKSTEAETRDGQDILNNTINKMGTLKDEADVVTETMRGLQNSAHEVSTIVEMITDISEQTNLLALNAAIEAARAGEHGKGFSVVADEVRKLAEQSKEATTNISVLLNENAAQMDKTFRAMEEQAVNVEESVEEIHRSGEKFKAIALLIKELSESIDHIAQITQSVEQTNQRAVHSIEELSSGSNDADTKMQAEVANITTVAEEQAASMSEIAAATRTLSEIAQELQQSTKQFRT; from the coding sequence ATGAATTTACGCGCAAAGATCATGATGTTTGTCGGCGTTCCGCTGCTTGTCATTTTCCTTATATTGTTGGGGACGATTTATTGGAAGGCGTCGGACAGCATCAAGGATGTCGCGTCGCGTGAGATGATGCAGATGGCGCAGGTGTATGCCGCCAATATCAACACGGCGCTCCGGACGAAATCCCGCGAGCTTGAGACCGTTACACGGCTGTGGGGGACGGAGGGCGCATCTTACGACGAGATGGCGATCGGCGCGCGTGAATTGGCAACGAAGACATCCGATTTCTTTGTCGGCTTTCCCGATCAGCCGTTTATTGACGGAGCGGGATTCGATATACCGAGTGATTTTGACGCGACCTCACGCGGCTGGTATAAGGAAGCGGTAGGATCGACGGCGGTTTGCCAGTCCACCGTCTACAAGGCCGCAAACGGTGCGCCGGTCGTCAGCTTCAGCTCCGCCATTCGCAGCGGAGGGAAGGTTGTCGGCGTCGCGGGCTGTGATCTGAACTTGGACATAGCTGAGGAGATGCTGTCGAAGGCAAAGATCTATGAGACGGGGAAAGCGTTCCTCATCACGAAGGAAGGCAATTTTATCTACCATGACAAGTATTCCCTGGATGACAGCATCTCTTCGGTGAGTGATTCGGAGCTTCAGGCACTGGCTGCAACCTTCCTCTCAGGAAAGGCGGTCTTTACGTCGAGTCCGAACAGCGAGGACAACTTCTATGCCTCGATGCCGGTCGGGGATTCCGGATGGGTGCTCGTCCTTTGCGTGCCGCAGGCGGAAGTATTCGCTTCCGCGACAGAGCTTCTCGGCATCATGGCAGGCATTGCGGTCGCGGCGTTCCTCCTGCTCGCCGCAGTTCTCTTCTATATTGCCCGCCTTATCTCTGTTCCTGTCGAAGAGCTCGCAGCATTTGCTTCGAACGTTGCGCAGGGGGATCTTCGCAGTATGCCGCAGCCGCTCGATCGTGCGGATGAGATCGGCACGCTCCACAATGCGTTTTGCAATATGACGGAGAATCTTCGCGAACTCATACGCCAGGTCAGCGAGATGGCGGGACGAGTCGTCTCATCGTCTTCCGATCTGACGGAGAATACAAAGGAAGCGGCGCAGGCCTCCGAGTATGCGGCAAAATCAGTCGGGCAGATTGCAGAGACCTCAAAGGAGCAGAGTGAGACGATCGTTTCCGCGGCAGCTCTGATGAAGGAGGCGTCCTCCAGGATCGGCGAGGTGGCGGAGGTCATCCGTACGATTGTTTCTTCGGCGAAATCGACGGAAGCCGAAACGCGTGACGGACAGGATATTCTAAACAATACGATCAACAAGATGGGCACGCTGAAGGATGAAGCGGACGTCGTTACGGAAACGATGCGAGGTCTGCAGAACAGTGCGCATGAAGTCTCGACGATTGTCGAGATGATTACGGATATCTCCGAGCAGACGAATCTCCTTGCGCTCAATGCCGCAATCGAGGCGGCGCGTGCCGGTGAACACGGCAAGGGCTTTTCTGTCGTTGCGGATGAGGTGAGGAAGCTCGCCGAGCAGTCGAAGGAAGCGACCACGAATATCTCTGTGCTGCTAAACGAGAATGCGGCTCAGATGGATAAGACCTTCCGCGCCATGGAAGAGCAGGCGGTCAACGTCGAGGAGAGCGTGGAAGAGATTCATCGTTCCGGAGAGAAATTCAAGGCAATTGCTTTGCTCATCAAAGAACTTTCGGAGAGCATCGACCACATTGCGCAGATCACGCAGTCGGTAGAGCAGACCAATCAGCGTGCCGTCCACTCCATTGAAGAGCTGAGCAGCGGATCGAATGATGCGGACACGAAGATGCAGGCGGAAGTGGCGAATATCACGACTGTTGCAGAGGAACAGGCCGCCTCGATGTCGGAGATTGCGGCTGCAACCCGTACGCTGTCCGAGATCGCACAGGAGCTGCAGCAGTCGACGAAGCAGTTCCGGACGTAA
- a CDS encoding adenylosuccinate synthase codes for MPTIVVTGTQWGDEGKGKVVDYLAQKADTVVRYQGGSNAGHTVVVAGEEYKLRLLPSGVIHKNTVNVIANGVVVDPEVMIQEMDALIARGIDVSGIRLSNRAHVVLPYHRMLDGLSDEARGSGKIGTTKRGIGPCYMDKARRIGIRVCDLIDTDEFRKRLKENLELKNKELSLYGAEPLDYEKVLAEYEAYAERLRPHVVDTIALLNREIAANKKILFEGAQATMLDIDYGTYPYVTASHPVSGGVPVGAGVAPRKIDKVIGIVKAYCTRVGEGPFPTEQLNEIGDKLREAGHEFGTVTGRPRRTGWLDAPVVRYAGELSGLDYMAITRLDILDGFDEIKMCVDYKYKGEILKEIPASLKVLAEVEPVYETFEGWKTDISGIRSYEDLPANAKKYLERMAEVVGVPVGIVSVGPNRDETIIIASDLF; via the coding sequence ATGCCAACAATTGTAGTAACGGGCACCCAATGGGGTGACGAAGGAAAAGGAAAAGTCGTCGATTACCTCGCTCAGAAAGCCGATACCGTCGTCCGCTATCAGGGCGGCAGCAACGCGGGTCATACCGTCGTGGTCGCCGGGGAGGAATACAAGCTCCGTCTTCTGCCTTCCGGCGTCATTCACAAGAATACCGTCAACGTCATCGCCAACGGCGTCGTCGTCGACCCTGAGGTCATGATTCAGGAGATGGACGCTCTCATCGCGCGAGGCATTGATGTCTCCGGCATCCGCCTGTCCAATCGAGCGCACGTCGTCCTTCCCTATCATCGCATGCTCGACGGACTCTCCGACGAGGCGCGCGGCAGCGGCAAAATCGGCACCACGAAGCGCGGCATCGGTCCCTGCTACATGGACAAGGCGCGCCGCATCGGCATTCGCGTCTGCGACCTCATCGATACGGATGAGTTCCGCAAGCGCCTCAAGGAAAATCTGGAACTCAAAAATAAGGAGCTCTCCCTCTACGGTGCGGAGCCTCTGGACTATGAAAAAGTCCTTGCCGAGTACGAAGCCTATGCCGAGCGCCTCCGCCCGCACGTCGTTGATACCATTGCTCTTCTAAACAGAGAGATTGCCGCGAATAAGAAAATCCTGTTCGAGGGTGCACAGGCGACAATGCTCGATATTGACTACGGCACCTATCCCTATGTCACGGCATCTCACCCCGTCTCCGGCGGTGTCCCCGTCGGCGCAGGCGTGGCGCCGAGAAAAATTGATAAGGTCATCGGTATCGTCAAGGCTTACTGCACGCGCGTCGGCGAAGGCCCCTTCCCCACCGAGCAGCTCAACGAAATTGGAGATAAACTCCGTGAGGCGGGACATGAATTCGGCACCGTCACGGGACGTCCGCGCCGCACAGGATGGCTCGATGCGCCCGTCGTCCGCTACGCCGGCGAACTCTCGGGCCTGGACTACATGGCGATTACACGTCTCGACATCCTCGACGGCTTCGACGAGATCAAGATGTGCGTTGACTATAAGTACAAGGGCGAGATCCTCAAGGAGATCCCCGCTTCCCTCAAAGTGCTGGCGGAAGTAGAGCCCGTCTATGAGACATTCGAGGGATGGAAGACCGATATCTCCGGCATTCGCAGCTACGAAGACCTCCCTGCCAATGCCAAGAAATACCTCGAGCGCATGGCGGAAGTCGTCGGCGTCCCCGTCGGCATCGTCAGCGTCGGACCGAACCGCGATGAGACCATCATCATCGCAAGCGATCTCTTCTGA